The Blastocatellia bacterium genome includes a window with the following:
- a CDS encoding phage tail sheath subtilisin-like domain-containing protein, whose amino-acid sequence MARLHPGVYIEEVSSGVRPIEGVSTSTAAFIGKAEMGTLNKAVLVTSFQEFQTRYGAFLNDSSLAHAVFQFFNNGGTSCYLVRIAGSGVATADISIKDRKSPTPAKTLTIKAANEGAWGNKLDIVITDGSADPGNEFALGVFKDRSDLLPPLPPLPLESFDNLSMDDSASNFVEKVLAEKSKYISAVATAANKATATAGTSRSGQLPIGNAAAALKLGVPNGGTETAGVGATSGTSQSAAAPAPNPDADQRKLRINLDGDGAKDITIPLRATDGTAVTNEAAVAAEIQKAVRALTPSDPAKAAAYTGFTCTFNAAGSPNAFLLTSGTTGATSTVVVTNVPPPVYVTTENRFVIEVDGDGPHLVTLSGTLDTGANIALRIAAAVNAITPNRAANKLAFQNLACTYEKGTDHPNNPSLLLTSGTPAGATRPRSSVRVTDATSDNAARKLKLGQANGGLETKGSAILRPANSKDPTEYHLGDAVVEPTSNVESVTFGSDGNLPETAQYLAGLLTLDPVHDVSIVCTPGNGLRDVVSAGVSYCAKRGDCFFIGDTPMETDTMEEGQGYINSLPTKNSYGAVYFPWLQMPDPTGSSSLPVLVPPSGFMAGMYARIDAKRGVWKAPAGSEANVAGAVGLAADISDTQQDFLNPIGMNVIRTFPGSGIVVWGARTLGTRSDPEWRYIPVRRTAIFLEQSIYNGIQWAVFEPNDDDLWANLRLNIGSFMLVQFRAGAFQGKSPSEAFFVKCDNTTTTQADIDLGIVNILVGFAPLKPAEFVVLKFSQKTAQSQG is encoded by the coding sequence ATGGCGCGATTGCATCCAGGCGTTTATATCGAAGAGGTTTCCAGCGGCGTGCGCCCCATCGAGGGCGTCAGCACCTCGACGGCGGCCTTCATCGGCAAGGCCGAAATGGGAACCTTGAATAAGGCCGTACTGGTCACCAGCTTTCAAGAATTTCAGACCCGGTACGGCGCGTTTCTCAACGATAGCTCGCTGGCTCACGCCGTCTTTCAGTTTTTCAACAATGGCGGCACCAGTTGCTACCTTGTGCGAATCGCCGGCAGCGGCGTCGCCACCGCCGACATCAGCATCAAAGACCGCAAGTCCCCGACCCCTGCAAAAACTTTGACCATCAAAGCCGCCAACGAAGGGGCGTGGGGAAACAAGCTCGACATCGTCATCACCGATGGCAGCGCCGATCCCGGCAACGAATTTGCCCTCGGCGTCTTCAAAGACCGCAGCGATTTGCTGCCGCCGCTGCCGCCGCTGCCTTTGGAGTCCTTCGATAATCTCAGCATGGACGATTCGGCCAGCAACTTCGTCGAGAAGGTGCTCGCCGAAAAATCCAAGTACATCAGCGCCGTGGCCACCGCCGCGAATAAAGCGACCGCCACGGCAGGCACCAGTCGCAGCGGCCAATTGCCAATCGGCAATGCGGCCGCCGCGCTCAAGCTCGGCGTCCCTAATGGCGGAACCGAAACGGCGGGGGTAGGGGCCACTTCAGGTACGAGTCAAAGCGCGGCGGCGCCAGCCCCGAACCCGGACGCCGACCAGCGCAAGCTCAGGATCAACCTGGACGGCGATGGCGCCAAAGACATCACCATTCCGCTCAGGGCCACTGACGGGACGGCGGTGACCAACGAGGCGGCGGTCGCGGCGGAAATCCAGAAGGCGGTGCGCGCGCTGACGCCCAGCGACCCGGCGAAGGCGGCGGCGTACACGGGCTTCACCTGCACCTTTAACGCCGCGGGCAGTCCGAATGCCTTCCTGCTGACATCGGGCACGACTGGCGCGACCTCGACGGTAGTGGTGACCAATGTTCCCCCGCCCGTCTATGTCACGACCGAAAACCGATTCGTCATCGAGGTCGACGGAGACGGCCCGCACCTGGTGACCCTGTCGGGCACCCTCGATACGGGGGCGAATATCGCTCTGCGGATTGCCGCCGCGGTTAACGCGATTACGCCAAACCGCGCCGCCAACAAGTTGGCCTTCCAGAATCTCGCTTGCACGTATGAAAAGGGCACGGATCATCCGAACAATCCCAGCCTGCTGCTGACCAGCGGCACGCCTGCCGGGGCGACGCGCCCGCGGTCTTCTGTCCGGGTGACCGACGCGACGAGCGATAATGCGGCGAGAAAGCTGAAGCTGGGCCAGGCCAACGGCGGCTTAGAGACCAAGGGGTCGGCGATCCTGCGGCCTGCGAACTCGAAAGACCCGACCGAGTATCACCTGGGCGACGCCGTAGTCGAGCCGACGAGCAACGTCGAGTCCGTCACCTTCGGCAGCGACGGCAACCTGCCGGAGACGGCACAGTACCTGGCTGGCTTGTTGACCCTGGACCCCGTCCACGATGTCAGTATCGTTTGCACGCCGGGCAATGGCCTCCGAGACGTCGTTTCGGCAGGCGTCAGCTACTGCGCGAAACGTGGAGATTGTTTCTTCATCGGCGATACGCCGATGGAGACCGACACGATGGAAGAAGGGCAAGGCTATATCAACTCTCTGCCGACGAAGAATTCCTACGGGGCGGTCTACTTTCCCTGGTTGCAGATGCCCGACCCAACCGGCAGCTCGTCCCTGCCGGTACTGGTGCCGCCTTCGGGATTTATGGCCGGGATGTACGCGCGCATCGATGCCAAGCGCGGCGTCTGGAAAGCTCCCGCCGGCTCGGAAGCGAATGTCGCAGGGGCCGTCGGGCTTGCCGCAGACATCAGCGACACGCAGCAGGACTTCTTGAACCCCATCGGCATGAACGTCATCCGCACCTTCCCAGGGTCGGGCATTGTCGTCTGGGGGGCGAGGACGTTGGGAACCCGGAGCGACCCCGAGTGGCGTTATATCCCTGTGCGCCGCACGGCGATCTTTCTCGAACAGAGCATCTACAACGGCATTCAATGGGCCGTCTTTGAGCCGAACGATGATGACCTGTGGGCCAACCTGCGCCTCAACATCGGCTCGTTTATGCTCGTGCAATTTCGCGCCGGGGCCTTTCAGGGCAAGTCGCCCAGCGAAGCCTTCTTCGTCAAGTGCGACAACACGACGACCACGCAAGCCGATATCGACCTCGGCATCGTCAACATTCTGGTCGGCTTCGCGCCGCTGAAGCCCGCCGAATTCGTCGTCCTCAAGTTCAGTCAAAAGACCGCGCAGTCACAGGGCTAA
- a CDS encoding phage tail protein, translating to MATFTRSHDPYRGFRFQVQWDGRTVAGLSKCSALKKSTEMVEWREAGDPSTSRKLPGKTKFDAITLTAGITQDHTFEEWANKVNNFSGKPELSLKDFRKDIIINVLNEDGQKVLAYKVFNCWVSEYQAMPDLDASANAVMIQTLKLENEGWERDTNVKET from the coding sequence ATGGCAACTTTCACACGAAGTCATGACCCTTACCGCGGCTTTCGGTTCCAGGTTCAATGGGATGGTCGCACCGTGGCGGGCCTGAGCAAATGTAGCGCGCTGAAGAAATCTACCGAGATGGTCGAGTGGCGCGAAGCCGGAGACCCCAGCACCTCGCGCAAGCTGCCCGGAAAAACCAAGTTTGACGCGATCACTCTCACGGCCGGAATCACCCAGGATCATACCTTCGAGGAGTGGGCCAACAAGGTGAACAACTTTAGCGGTAAGCCGGAATTGTCGCTCAAGGATTTCCGCAAAGACATCATCATCAACGTCTTGAACGAGGATGGCCAGAAGGTGCTGGCCTATAAAGTCTTCAATTGCTGGGTCTCTGAGTATCAAGCCATGCCCGACCTGGACGCCTCTGCCAACGCCGTGATGATCCAGACACTGAAACTGGAAAACGAAGGGTGGGAGCGTGACACCAACGTCAAGGAGACCTGA
- a CDS encoding Pvc16 family protein, whose translation MSYLAIGAVTKAIAELLEKKMNKPPLLGVGAVFKVTTVPPDDTRVDQENGINLFLYRLTESPFAKNSDWPGDRANPVAIKRPPIALNLHYLLTAYAKKSAGAARDDIAAHQLLGNALAILHQYPVLNDIHDADFDADLDSQFPPELRNSFDKLRINLSPISMEEFSKIWTGLSKAYRLSVAYEVSLVQIAPLVLPPNPAPPLQQASLQLGTIEAPLITALEPADGAAGARVVIQGKGLKARGGPTLVTVGGIQLSEADLLKLSANAIELNIPAAPLLGPRLRVVVKAGGLESPPAFYEVRPWIDAIQPLRGATGVPLTIPFDAPAGATIGVEIAGQAATTTLDPANGLVRAIVPGAITTNGLKPVVLIINGGSPQRSNARFYEVLPVIQSVNLTTVVTPAKTTITVNGARLSGSEVSVRYGKLLLSVGNDPGDAVSNAQVVVNVARLLPANQRVSVLVDGRESNVIPPQLESLDPPAAFAGDTVALSGEGLSGQNVVVHFGATDVTITGQPFMNRFSLEVPATLAAGTVPVTVTVDGNTTNAVSFEVLG comes from the coding sequence ATGAGTTATCTGGCCATCGGCGCAGTAACCAAAGCAATTGCCGAGTTACTCGAAAAAAAGATGAATAAGCCGCCGCTGCTCGGGGTTGGCGCGGTGTTTAAGGTCACGACGGTGCCGCCTGACGATACGCGTGTCGATCAGGAAAACGGCATCAACCTCTTCTTGTATCGCCTGACCGAAAGCCCTTTTGCCAAGAACAGCGATTGGCCGGGTGATCGCGCCAACCCGGTCGCCATCAAGCGTCCGCCCATTGCTTTAAACCTGCACTACTTGCTGACGGCCTACGCCAAGAAGTCCGCCGGCGCAGCGCGCGACGATATCGCCGCGCATCAACTGCTGGGCAACGCCCTTGCCATCTTGCACCAGTACCCTGTGCTCAACGACATTCACGATGCCGATTTCGATGCCGACCTCGATTCGCAATTCCCGCCCGAGCTGCGCAATTCGTTTGACAAGCTCAGGATCAACCTCTCGCCGATCTCTATGGAGGAGTTCTCGAAGATCTGGACGGGGCTGAGCAAAGCGTATCGCCTCTCGGTCGCCTATGAAGTTTCGCTGGTGCAGATCGCCCCGCTAGTGCTGCCGCCGAATCCTGCGCCCCCCTTGCAGCAGGCGAGCCTCCAGTTGGGAACTATCGAAGCGCCGCTGATTACGGCCCTCGAACCCGCCGACGGGGCAGCCGGGGCGCGCGTGGTGATCCAGGGAAAAGGGCTCAAAGCTCGCGGCGGGCCCACCCTGGTTACGGTCGGCGGCATTCAGTTAAGCGAGGCGGATTTGCTCAAGCTCAGCGCCAATGCGATTGAGCTGAATATTCCCGCCGCGCCGCTGCTGGGGCCCCGGCTTCGCGTCGTCGTCAAAGCCGGCGGCCTGGAAAGCCCGCCGGCTTTTTATGAAGTGCGGCCCTGGATCGATGCGATTCAGCCGCTGAGAGGCGCGACCGGCGTGCCGCTCACCATTCCGTTCGACGCCCCGGCGGGCGCGACTATCGGCGTCGAAATCGCCGGGCAAGCGGCGACGACGACCCTCGATCCGGCCAACGGACTGGTTCGCGCCATCGTGCCCGGCGCGATCACCACGAACGGTCTCAAACCCGTCGTCCTCATCATCAATGGCGGCAGCCCGCAGCGCAGCAATGCGCGATTCTACGAGGTGCTGCCGGTCATTCAATCCGTCAACCTGACGACGGTCGTCACGCCGGCCAAGACGACGATCACCGTCAACGGCGCGCGATTGAGTGGCAGCGAAGTGAGCGTAAGATATGGCAAGCTGCTGCTCAGCGTCGGCAATGACCCCGGTGACGCGGTGAGCAATGCGCAAGTCGTCGTCAACGTGGCGCGGCTGCTGCCGGCGAATCAGCGGGTCTCGGTTCTGGTTGATGGCCGCGAGTCCAACGTCATCCCCCCACAACTGGAAAGCCTCGACCCGCCCGCAGCGTTTGCCGGCGACACGGTGGCGCTGAGCGGCGAAGGCTTGAGCGGCCAGAATGTCGTCGTCCATTTCGGCGCAACCGACGTCACCATCACCGGCCAACCCTTTATGAATCGCTTCAGCCTGGAGGTGCCCGCAACCCTGGCGGCGGGCACCGTGCCAGTCACGGTGACCGTCGATGGAAACACTACGAATGCGGTCTCGTTCGAGGTGCTCGGGTGA
- a CDS encoding ATP-binding protein, whose product MKSKPVKLFENSWEHLLAELQRLDLLIQREVLKSRQSATKTQEEMFKGMFISDGEIDQLLDASLTAAAQSPRAAAAQKAAVALQKQTAQSRQASLEQGIFLTLPHLAYLFGLTPFEEQIILLCLAPELDLKYEKLYAYLQDDVTRKKPGVALAMRLLCGTPEEMIQARACFSEQASLIKSQILRYLDGGDNPLPARVMKLDEAVTNFLLGIANLSKAISACCRFSTASIDVQSLRWPEGFTARLLGVIGDHLKSAQRATRKLILHFYGPDGTGKKSLATAACREMNLPLLIVDMREVLLRAQPFEETLRLICREAILQPAALYLEHFDLLLGDDDKSLAHRQVIARAIEEFSWLTFIATQQAWEPDGLFKAHLFLKVELPTPGMLARAELWKSLTAERADIAPEVNCEELATKFRLTPGQIQNALIAARNSAHWREGEGATVTMEDLYSGCRFQSNQKLGTLARKLSPKNGWADITLSDHALAQLHEICAQVKHRQTVYGKWGFGRKRAFGKGLCVLFYGQSGTGKTLAVEVIANELQLEAFRIDLSSVVSKYIGETEKNLSRVFQEAETSNAILFFDEADALFGKRSEVKDAHDRYANIEISYLLQRMEEFEGLVILASNLRKNIDDAFFRRMHFAVEFPFPDAGHRYRIWRQHFPEQAPIAEDIDFDFLANRIHIAGGNIKNITVNAAFLAAANSGVIHMKDLIQATLREYQKMGKLCTDADFAPYHALLRGS is encoded by the coding sequence GTGAAAAGCAAGCCCGTCAAACTTTTCGAGAATAGCTGGGAGCATCTGCTCGCAGAGCTTCAGCGCCTCGACCTGCTGATTCAGCGCGAGGTGCTGAAGTCGAGGCAGAGCGCCACAAAAACTCAGGAGGAGATGTTCAAGGGAATGTTTATCTCCGACGGCGAGATAGACCAGTTGCTCGACGCGAGTCTGACGGCGGCGGCGCAAAGTCCGCGGGCTGCGGCGGCGCAGAAAGCCGCCGTCGCTTTGCAGAAACAGACCGCCCAAAGCCGACAGGCGAGCCTGGAACAGGGCATCTTTTTAACCCTCCCGCATCTGGCCTACCTGTTCGGCCTGACGCCTTTTGAAGAGCAGATCATTTTGCTTTGTCTCGCCCCGGAACTCGACCTGAAGTACGAAAAACTTTACGCCTACTTGCAAGACGATGTGACGCGCAAGAAGCCCGGCGTCGCGCTGGCGATGAGGCTCTTGTGCGGCACGCCCGAAGAGATGATTCAGGCGCGGGCATGCTTTTCCGAGCAGGCGAGTCTCATCAAGTCGCAGATTCTCCGCTATCTTGACGGCGGCGACAATCCGCTGCCGGCGCGGGTGATGAAGCTCGACGAAGCGGTTACGAATTTTCTCCTCGGCATTGCTAATCTCAGTAAAGCGATCAGCGCCTGCTGCCGGTTTTCGACGGCGAGCATAGACGTGCAGAGCTTGCGCTGGCCCGAAGGCTTCACGGCGCGTTTGCTCGGCGTCATCGGCGACCATCTCAAGAGCGCGCAGCGCGCGACGCGCAAACTGATCCTGCATTTTTATGGGCCTGATGGCACCGGCAAGAAGTCGCTCGCGACCGCCGCCTGCCGCGAGATGAACCTGCCCCTGCTGATCGTCGATATGCGCGAAGTGCTGCTGCGCGCCCAGCCGTTTGAAGAGACCTTGCGGTTGATCTGCCGCGAGGCCATCTTGCAGCCGGCGGCCCTCTACCTTGAGCACTTCGATCTGCTGCTCGGCGACGATGACAAGAGCCTCGCTCATCGTCAGGTCATCGCCCGCGCGATTGAAGAATTCTCCTGGCTGACGTTCATCGCCACGCAACAGGCATGGGAGCCGGACGGGCTTTTCAAAGCGCACCTCTTCCTGAAGGTCGAGCTGCCGACGCCGGGCATGCTGGCGCGCGCGGAGCTTTGGAAATCGCTGACGGCTGAGCGCGCCGACATCGCCCCGGAGGTCAATTGCGAAGAACTGGCGACGAAGTTTCGGCTGACCCCCGGACAGATTCAGAATGCGCTGATCGCGGCGCGCAACTCGGCACACTGGCGTGAAGGCGAAGGCGCGACCGTGACGATGGAGGATCTCTACAGCGGCTGTCGCTTTCAATCGAATCAGAAGCTCGGCACGCTGGCGCGCAAGCTGTCGCCGAAGAATGGCTGGGCCGACATCACCTTGAGCGACCATGCGCTGGCGCAGCTGCATGAGATATGCGCGCAGGTTAAACACCGGCAGACCGTTTATGGCAAGTGGGGCTTTGGCCGCAAGCGCGCATTCGGCAAGGGGCTGTGCGTGCTCTTCTACGGCCAGAGCGGCACCGGCAAGACGCTCGCCGTCGAGGTCATCGCCAACGAGTTACAGCTCGAAGCCTTCAGGATCGATCTGTCGTCGGTGGTGAGCAAATACATCGGCGAGACCGAAAAGAATCTCAGCCGCGTCTTTCAGGAAGCCGAGACCAGCAACGCCATTCTGTTTTTCGACGAGGCCGACGCGCTGTTCGGCAAACGCTCGGAAGTCAAAGACGCGCACGACCGCTACGCCAATATCGAGATCAGCTACTTGCTCCAGCGCATGGAAGAGTTCGAGGGGCTGGTGATTCTCGCCAGCAACCTGCGCAAGAACATTGACGACGCCTTCTTCAGGCGCATGCACTTCGCCGTCGAGTTTCCGTTCCCCGACGCCGGCCATCGCTACCGCATCTGGCGGCAGCATTTCCCCGAGCAAGCGCCGATTGCTGAAGACATCGATTTCGATTTCCTGGCCAACCGCATTCATATCGCCGGCGGCAATATCAAGAATATCACCGTCAACGCCGCCTTTCTGGCCGCGGCAAACTCCGGCGTCATTCACATGAAGGACTTGATTCAGGCCACCCTGCGCGAATACCAGAAGATGGGCAAGCTCTGCACGGATGCAGACTTCGCGCCTTACCACGCCTTGCTCAGGGGCTCTTAG
- a CDS encoding contractile injection system protein, VgrG/Pvc8 family: protein MKGVDVPEITATISIEDEAATDLFPSLIELEVEEDHRLAGMFKIKLATTKADDGLWIFLDDERVKPWKKVTISATVADGEVELITGYITLIKPHIDLNESQSVLEIYGTDATCLMSVEEKIKDWPNKSDSDIAQEIFAGYNLTATVDATEVIHDEAVSTIIQRETDAQFLKRLARRNGFECFVKGDTGFFRKPVLTEPAQPVLAIQFGAETNLLAFDARLNALRPAATEMHQIDTIGKQVEDAVVESSDQRLLGRDGTLSLATPNGAAARLFVKHAVATGQPEMEKLCRALFDEAEWFIEASGKIDSAIYGAILQAKKLVPIKGVGESFSGIYYVTKVKHVFTLDGYVQEFTARRNAMAPSGPADFAGGGLLGGLL from the coding sequence GTGAAGGGTGTAGACGTGCCAGAGATCACCGCAACCATCTCTATCGAAGACGAAGCGGCGACGGACCTCTTCCCGTCGCTGATTGAGCTGGAAGTCGAGGAAGACCACCGCCTGGCCGGCATGTTCAAGATCAAGCTGGCGACGACGAAAGCCGATGACGGGCTCTGGATTTTCCTGGACGACGAGCGGGTGAAGCCCTGGAAAAAAGTGACCATCTCGGCCACGGTCGCCGATGGCGAAGTCGAGTTAATCACCGGCTACATCACGCTGATCAAGCCGCACATCGACCTGAACGAGAGCCAGAGCGTGCTGGAAATCTATGGCACGGACGCTACCTGCTTGATGAGTGTCGAAGAAAAGATCAAGGACTGGCCGAATAAGAGCGACAGCGATATCGCCCAGGAGATATTCGCCGGTTACAACCTGACGGCGACCGTCGATGCGACGGAGGTCATTCACGACGAAGCCGTCTCGACGATCATCCAGCGCGAAACCGACGCCCAGTTTCTCAAACGGCTGGCGCGCCGCAACGGCTTCGAGTGTTTTGTGAAAGGCGACACAGGCTTCTTCCGCAAGCCGGTGCTGACGGAGCCGGCGCAGCCGGTTCTGGCGATCCAATTCGGCGCCGAGACCAATCTGCTCGCCTTTGATGCCAGGCTGAACGCGCTGCGCCCGGCCGCCACAGAGATGCATCAGATCGATACCATCGGCAAGCAGGTCGAAGATGCGGTCGTCGAAAGCAGCGACCAGCGCCTGCTCGGTCGTGACGGAACGCTTTCGCTCGCCACGCCGAACGGCGCGGCGGCGCGCCTGTTCGTCAAGCACGCGGTCGCCACCGGCCAGCCGGAGATGGAGAAACTCTGCCGCGCCCTGTTTGACGAAGCCGAGTGGTTCATCGAAGCAAGCGGCAAGATTGACAGCGCGATTTACGGAGCCATCTTGCAGGCGAAAAAGCTCGTGCCCATCAAAGGCGTCGGCGAAAGCTTCAGCGGCATTTATTACGTCACGAAGGTCAAGCACGTTTTTACGCTCGACGGTTACGTCCAGGAATTCACGGCGCGGCGCAACGCCATGGCACCTTCAGGGCCTGCCGATTTTGCCGGCGGCGGGCTGCTCGGAGGCTTGCTATGA
- a CDS encoding phage baseplate assembly protein V, with protein MTDDLLARLIEKVESRYYGKYRAFVVDNADPENRGRLRLRVPSILGNEVVSGWALPCAPYGGAAEQGFFFIPEVDAGVWVEFEAGNLDFPIWVGTFWSKPGGSSEVPSPAKDQSPPTSKIIKTLNHTIELADESGSEAIKITDAANSNTVVIDKDGMKLEDANSNKVTLDDSGIKIEDKNGNLITMDSSSVTIKSSQIKIGDGATEPLVLGNQLVTALNNWVTNVFALHMHTGNLGAPTTPPVPGAPLMLTPALSQTNMVK; from the coding sequence ATGACCGACGACCTGCTGGCGCGTCTGATCGAAAAGGTGGAGAGCCGCTATTACGGCAAGTACCGCGCTTTTGTGGTCGATAACGCCGACCCGGAGAATCGCGGACGCCTACGCCTGCGCGTCCCCAGTATCCTCGGCAACGAGGTCGTCAGCGGCTGGGCCTTGCCCTGCGCGCCTTATGGCGGGGCGGCGGAACAGGGCTTCTTCTTCATCCCGGAGGTTGACGCAGGCGTCTGGGTGGAGTTTGAGGCGGGCAATCTCGACTTTCCCATCTGGGTCGGGACATTTTGGAGCAAGCCCGGCGGGTCGAGCGAAGTGCCGTCGCCGGCCAAGGACCAATCGCCGCCGACCAGCAAGATCATCAAGACCTTGAATCACACGATTGAGCTGGCCGACGAAAGCGGCAGCGAGGCGATCAAAATCACCGACGCCGCCAACTCCAACACCGTCGTCATCGACAAGGACGGCATGAAGCTCGAAGACGCCAACAGCAACAAGGTGACGCTCGACGACAGCGGCATCAAGATCGAAGACAAGAATGGCAACCTCATCACGATGGACAGCTCCAGCGTGACGATCAAAAGCAGCCAAATAAAAATCGGCGATGGCGCGACCGAGCCGCTGGTGCTGGGCAATCAGTTAGTCACCGCGCTCAACAACTGGGTCACCAACGTCTTTGCGCTGCACATGCACACGGGGAATCTGGGCGCGCCGACGACACCGCCGGTGCCGGGCGCGCCGCTGATGCTGACCCCGGCGCTGTCACAGACCAACATGGTGAAATGA
- a CDS encoding GPW/gp25 family protein — protein sequence MDATGFAFPFRINDLGQVDTLTGNDNLRARVLQVLLTSPGERVSLPEFGCGLRDLVFDPNNEILAATTEFTVTKALQRWLGDEIIVQRVDVLTHEADPRVPEAELQIEVVYVRRDRLEPGKVKIAF from the coding sequence ATGGACGCAACCGGCTTTGCCTTCCCATTCCGCATCAACGACCTCGGCCAGGTCGATACCCTGACGGGCAACGACAACCTGCGCGCCAGGGTCTTGCAAGTGCTGCTGACGTCGCCGGGCGAGCGGGTGAGCTTGCCGGAGTTCGGCTGCGGCTTGCGTGATCTGGTCTTCGACCCGAACAACGAGATTCTCGCGGCGACGACCGAATTCACCGTGACCAAGGCTTTGCAGCGATGGCTGGGCGACGAAATCATCGTGCAGCGCGTTGACGTCCTGACGCACGAAGCCGACCCCCGCGTTCCCGAAGCCGAGCTGCAAATCGAAGTCGTCTACGTCCGCCGCGACCGCCTCGAACCGGGCAAGGTGAAGATTGCTTTCTGA
- a CDS encoding baseplate J/gp47 family protein: MATINLRENRQVIDYLARDYNSFRQALIDLIPAKLPEWTDRSEADFGIVLIELFAYMADILSYYQDRVANEAFLNTAQERRSVINHLRLIGYEMAAAAPAAARLSVIVANSVNQTVEIRRGDQFATSSSKDRKSLTFEYTDDKPLVIDLSQLVPNSAKKPDGTPLKNFKEATAVIPVREGRSIVNEVIGISDGSPNQQYRLAQPRVLRDSIEIVVDTAPPTPPWKLRRHLIFSGRAFTPEQLAALEQQGRIGATLAFSRNADPDYTTETDENEVTRIIFGDGQYGQIPPPNARLIANYRVGGGAIGNVGAGQITVIARAPQLQLLGAKVNNPLPASGGDERESIDQAVKFAPTAFTSMQRAVTANDYVAQAKLFPGVSKARAEAGNWNMVNLYIAPTGKGEEPSDILQRDLLAYFEDKRMVTSLIRILSPTYVHIEIAVDVVAVPYFRNEVVRADAEKAIRDLLDFEKVDFKQTLYLSKIYEALENLDGVDHVFVRRFEPSDAALAPTHDGLIELRENQIAVLGLGDLQIDVQGGV, translated from the coding sequence ATGGCGACCATCAATCTCAGAGAAAACCGGCAAGTCATTGATTACCTGGCGCGCGACTACAACAGCTTTCGCCAGGCGCTGATCGATCTGATCCCGGCGAAGCTGCCGGAATGGACAGACCGCTCGGAAGCCGACTTCGGCATCGTCTTGATCGAGTTGTTCGCCTACATGGCCGACATCCTGAGCTATTACCAGGACCGCGTCGCCAACGAAGCCTTTCTCAACACCGCGCAGGAGCGCCGCAGCGTCATCAATCATCTGCGGCTCATCGGCTACGAAATGGCCGCCGCCGCGCCCGCCGCCGCGCGCCTGAGCGTGATCGTCGCCAACAGCGTCAATCAGACAGTCGAAATCCGCCGCGGCGATCAATTCGCGACCAGCAGCAGCAAGGATAGAAAGAGCCTGACCTTCGAATACACCGACGATAAGCCGCTGGTCATTGATCTTTCACAGCTTGTGCCGAACTCGGCGAAAAAACCGGACGGCACGCCGCTGAAGAACTTCAAAGAGGCGACCGCCGTCATCCCCGTGCGCGAAGGCCGCTCGATTGTCAACGAAGTGATCGGGATTTCCGACGGCTCCCCCAACCAGCAATACCGGCTAGCGCAACCGCGGGTGCTGCGCGATTCGATAGAGATCGTCGTCGACACCGCGCCGCCGACGCCGCCCTGGAAGCTGCGCCGGCACTTGATCTTCAGCGGGCGCGCCTTCACGCCCGAACAGCTCGCCGCCCTTGAGCAGCAAGGCCGGATCGGCGCGACGCTCGCCTTCAGCCGCAACGCCGACCCGGATTACACCACCGAGACCGACGAGAACGAAGTCACCCGGATCATCTTCGGGGACGGCCAGTACGGGCAGATTCCGCCGCCGAACGCCCGCCTCATCGCCAACTACCGCGTCGGCGGCGGCGCTATCGGCAACGTCGGCGCCGGGCAGATCACGGTGATTGCTCGTGCCCCGCAATTACAACTGCTCGGCGCCAAGGTGAACAACCCGCTGCCCGCCAGCGGCGGCGACGAGCGCGAATCGATTGACCAGGCGGTCAAGTTTGCCCCGACGGCCTTCACTTCCATGCAGCGCGCCGTCACCGCCAATGATTACGTCGCCCAGGCCAAGCTCTTCCCCGGAGTCTCGAAGGCGCGCGCCGAAGCCGGCAACTGGAACATGGTCAACCTCTACATCGCGCCGACCGGCAAGGGCGAAGAGCCTTCCGACATTTTGCAGCGCGACCTGCTGGCCTACTTCGAAGATAAGCGAATGGTGACCAGTTTGATTCGCATCCTCAGCCCGACCTACGTGCACATCGAGATTGCCGTCGACGTCGTGGCGGTGCCTTATTTCCGCAACGAAGTGGTCAGAGCCGATGCCGAGAAGGCCATTCGCGATCTGCTCGACTTTGAAAAAGTCGATTTCAAACAGACGTTGTACCTGAGCAAGATTTACGAGGCGCTGGAGAATCTCGACGGCGTCGACCACGTCTTCGTCCGCCGCTTCGAGCCTTCGGACGCGGCGCTGGCGCCGACTCACGATGGCTTGATCGAGCTGCGCGAGAACCAGATCGCCGTCCTCGGGCTGGGCGATCTGCAAATCGATGTGCAGGGAGGCGTGTAG